The proteins below come from a single Parageobacillus toebii NBRC 107807 genomic window:
- the sigW gene encoding RNA polymerase sigma factor SigW — MEIFVKKRIKAVKKGDQNAYADIVDLYKDKIYRLCYRMLGNRHEAEDAAQEAFIRAYVNIHTYNPNMRFSSWLYRIAANLAIDKIRKKKPDAYLDEEISGTDGLTMYSQLSSSEASPEETLESLELQETVQKAIEQLPEKYRSVIVLKYIEGLSLQEISEILDLPLGTVKTRLHRGREALRKHLGHL, encoded by the coding sequence ATGGAGATATTTGTGAAAAAACGTATAAAAGCGGTCAAAAAAGGCGATCAAAATGCCTATGCTGATATTGTAGATCTTTATAAAGATAAAATATACCGTTTATGTTATCGTATGCTAGGAAATCGCCATGAGGCGGAAGATGCTGCGCAAGAAGCGTTTATCCGCGCTTATGTTAATATTCATACGTATAATCCAAATATGAGGTTTTCCTCGTGGCTTTACCGAATTGCCGCCAATTTGGCGATTGATAAGATTCGGAAGAAAAAACCGGATGCCTATTTAGACGAAGAGATAAGCGGTACTGATGGGCTTACGATGTATTCACAGCTTTCCTCTAGCGAAGCTTCTCCGGAAGAAACATTAGAAAGTTTGGAGCTACAGGAAACAGTACAGAAAGCAATTGAACAACTTCCAGAAAAATATCGTAGTGTTATTGTATTGAAGTATATAGAAGGGCTATCATTACAGGAGATTAGCGAAATTTTAGACTTGCCGCTCGGCACGGTAAAAACGAGACTTCACCGTGGCAGAGAAGCGTTGCGAAAGCATTTGGGTCATTTATGA
- the glmS gene encoding glutamine--fructose-6-phosphate transaminase (isomerizing) translates to MCGIVGYIGQQDVKEILLRGLEKLEYRGYDSAGIAVLNDEGIHLFKEKGRIADLRNVVDPSVSATLGIGHTRWATHGAPSRINAHPHQSASGRFTLVHNGVIENYALLKQEYLQDVALKSDTDTEIIVQLVEKFVNGGLSVEEAFRKTLTLLKGSYAIAMIDAQNQEVIYVAKNKSPLLVGLGNGFNVVASDAMAMLQVTNQFVELMDKEMVIVTRDSITIKKLNGEIIERAPYTAELDASDIEKGTYPHYMLKEIDEQPFVMRRIIQKYQDENGQLTIDPEIIREVTNADRLYIIACGTSYHAGLVGKQLIEKWAKIPVEVHVASEFSYNMPLLSERPLFIYISQSGETADSRAVLVQTKELGYKAITITNVPGSTLSREADYTLLLHAGPEIAVASTKAYTAQIAVLAILATAAAKAKGIALDFDLKKELGIIANVMEMLCDAKEEMEKIALEYLSTTRNCFFIGRTVDYYVCLEGALKLKEISYIQAEGFAGGELKHGTIALIENGTPVIALATQEHVNLSIRGNVKEVVARGANPCIISMRGLETDEDRYVIPAVHPMLTPLVSVVPLQLIAYYAALHRGCDVDKPRNLAKSVTVE, encoded by the coding sequence ATGTGTGGAATTGTCGGTTACATCGGTCAACAGGATGTAAAAGAAATTTTACTGCGCGGATTAGAAAAATTGGAGTACCGCGGGTATGACTCTGCAGGCATTGCGGTACTAAATGATGAAGGAATTCACCTTTTTAAAGAAAAAGGACGGATTGCCGATTTACGGAATGTCGTTGATCCGAGCGTAAGTGCTACTCTTGGAATCGGTCATACACGCTGGGCAACACATGGTGCTCCGAGCCGCATCAATGCGCACCCGCACCAAAGTGCTTCTGGCCGTTTTACGCTGGTGCACAACGGGGTCATTGAAAACTACGCGCTTCTTAAACAGGAGTATTTACAAGATGTGGCGTTAAAGAGTGATACGGATACAGAAATTATCGTGCAGCTTGTCGAAAAATTTGTAAACGGCGGCCTTTCTGTTGAAGAAGCATTCCGCAAAACGTTAACATTGTTGAAAGGTTCTTATGCCATCGCAATGATTGATGCGCAAAATCAAGAAGTTATTTATGTCGCGAAAAATAAAAGCCCGTTGCTTGTCGGACTCGGCAATGGCTTCAATGTTGTGGCGAGCGACGCGATGGCGATGCTGCAAGTGACAAATCAATTTGTTGAGCTTATGGATAAAGAAATGGTCATTGTGACGAGAGACAGCATTACAATTAAAAAATTGAACGGCGAAATTATTGAGCGCGCTCCATATACAGCGGAGCTAGACGCAAGCGACATTGAAAAAGGAACATATCCGCATTACATGTTAAAAGAAATCGATGAACAGCCGTTTGTCATGCGCCGCATTATTCAAAAGTATCAAGACGAAAACGGTCAGTTAACGATTGATCCAGAAATAATCCGAGAAGTTACTAATGCGGATCGTTTATATATTATCGCTTGTGGTACAAGTTATCATGCGGGATTAGTCGGAAAACAATTGATCGAGAAATGGGCGAAAATCCCTGTTGAGGTACATGTCGCAAGCGAGTTTTCGTACAATATGCCGCTGTTGTCTGAAAGACCGCTATTCATTTACATTTCACAAAGCGGGGAAACGGCGGACAGCCGTGCGGTGCTTGTACAAACGAAAGAACTTGGCTACAAAGCGATCACGATTACGAACGTACCAGGCTCTACTCTTTCCCGTGAGGCGGATTATACGTTATTGCTTCATGCCGGTCCGGAAATCGCCGTCGCATCAACAAAAGCATATACGGCACAAATCGCTGTGCTTGCGATTTTAGCGACAGCTGCGGCAAAAGCAAAAGGCATTGCGCTTGACTTTGACTTGAAAAAAGAGCTTGGCATTATCGCCAACGTAATGGAAATGTTGTGCGATGCGAAAGAAGAAATGGAAAAAATCGCTCTCGAGTATTTATCAACAACGCGCAACTGTTTCTTCATCGGCCGCACCGTTGACTATTATGTATGCTTGGAAGGCGCGTTAAAATTAAAAGAGATTTCTTACATTCAAGCAGAAGGATTCGCTGGCGGAGAATTGAAGCACGGTACGATCGCTCTTATCGAAAACGGCACCCCAGTAATCGCCTTGGCGACACAAGAGCATGTCAACTTAAGCATTCGCGGCAACGTCAAAGAAGTTGTCGCCCGCGGCGCCAATCCGTGCATTATTTCGATGAGAGGCTTGGAAACAGATGAAGACCGCTACGTCATTCCGGCGGTTCATCCGATGCTTACACCGCTCGTTTCCGTCGTGCCGTTGCAGCTCATCGCCTACTACGCGGCATTGCACCGCGGCTGCGATGTCGACAAACCACGCAACTTAGCAAAGAGCGTGACGGTGGAATAA
- the rocF gene encoding arginase: protein MKTVSIIGVPMDLGQTRRGVDMGPSAMRYAGVIERLERLHYEIEDLGDIPIGKTEHPDDEGSQLNLRNLKAVAEANEKLAKTVDEVIKRGRFPLVLGGDHSIAIGTLAGIAKHYKNLGVIWYDAHGDLNTPETSPSGNIHGMPLAVSLGLGHPYLTNIGGYSPKVKPENIVLIGIRSLDEGEKQLIREKGIKVYTMHEIDRLGMTTVMEETIAYLKERTDGVHLSLDLDGLDPNDAPGVGTPVIGGLTYRESHLAMEMLAEAKLITSAEFVEVNPILDERNKTASVAVGLMGSLFGEKLV from the coding sequence ATGAAGACGGTATCGATTATTGGTGTACCGATGGATTTAGGGCAGACACGTCGTGGTGTAGATATGGGGCCGAGTGCCATGCGTTATGCAGGGGTAATCGAGAGGTTAGAACGTCTTCATTATGAAATTGAAGATCTAGGCGATATTCCAATTGGAAAAACAGAACATCCTGATGATGAAGGATCACAGCTCAACTTACGAAATTTGAAAGCGGTTGCAGAAGCGAATGAAAAATTAGCAAAAACAGTGGACGAAGTGATCAAAAGGGGGCGCTTCCCTCTCGTGTTGGGCGGTGATCATAGCATTGCCATTGGTACATTAGCTGGTATTGCGAAGCATTATAAGAATTTAGGAGTTATTTGGTATGACGCCCATGGTGATTTAAATACGCCAGAAACCTCTCCATCCGGAAACATTCATGGCATGCCGCTGGCTGTGAGTCTTGGTTTAGGACATCCATATTTGACGAATATCGGCGGTTATAGCCCAAAAGTGAAACCTGAAAACATTGTTCTTATTGGCATTCGCTCTCTGGACGAAGGGGAAAAGCAGTTAATCCGTGAAAAAGGGATTAAAGTATATACGATGCATGAAATAGATCGTCTCGGCATGACGACAGTAATGGAAGAAACGATTGCATATTTAAAAGAACGAACGGATGGAGTGCATTTATCACTTGATTTAGACGGACTTGATCCGAACGATGCACCGGGAGTGGGTACGCCAGTTATCGGTGGTCTTACTTATCGTGAAAGCCATTTGGCAATGGAAATGCTCGCAGAGGCAAAACTAATTACATCAGCGGAATTTGTAGAGGTGAATCCGATTTTAGATGAGCGCAATAAGACTGCTTCTGTTGCTGTAGGATTGATGGGGTCCCTTTTTGGAGAAAAGCTGGTGTAA
- a CDS encoding CdaR family protein, translated as MDKLMNNHWFIKIFSLLLAIMLYMSANIEKETKSGVITRNTVGQEDTETMTNVPVVVYYDEENLVVSGIPKYVNVTLQGPASIVKPTALQRNFEVYIDLTNLPLGTYTVPIKYKDISDKLKVNIHPSVAKVTIQEKVSKNFPVGVDLINKNKVPEGYLIEKPIVKPNAVTITGAKELIESISSVKARIDLDRATDTVTEESSVTVYDKRGNVLNVDVQPSVVEVTVPIKSPSKTVPLKINRTGSLRKGLSIVKIETIPNQVTIFGSKEKINSIEFIDGITIHLDEITEDKTLEVNVPLPAGVKSVDPSKIKIVIDVQKEESKTLKDVPIHVVGLGDQYTVDFVDLQEGAMDVQLYGAPNVLSDITKDDIQLYIDVSDLGVGEHEVKAELNGPQNIKWQLPKEKVKIKINER; from the coding sequence ATGGATAAGTTAATGAACAATCATTGGTTTATTAAAATATTTTCTTTACTGTTAGCGATTATGCTTTATATGTCGGCGAATATTGAGAAAGAAACAAAATCGGGAGTGATTACCCGCAATACGGTAGGACAAGAGGATACGGAAACAATGACAAATGTTCCTGTAGTGGTTTATTATGATGAGGAAAATTTAGTTGTCTCCGGTATTCCGAAATATGTGAATGTCACTTTGCAAGGGCCTGCAAGTATTGTTAAGCCGACTGCTTTACAGCGCAATTTTGAAGTGTATATCGACTTAACGAATTTACCATTAGGAACGTATACCGTTCCAATTAAATATAAAGATATATCTGATAAACTAAAGGTCAACATCCACCCTTCAGTCGCAAAAGTAACGATTCAAGAAAAAGTTTCTAAAAATTTCCCTGTCGGGGTTGATTTGATCAATAAAAATAAAGTGCCCGAAGGCTATTTGATTGAAAAGCCGATTGTCAAACCAAACGCCGTTACTATTACGGGTGCCAAAGAATTAATTGAAAGTATATCATCGGTAAAAGCTAGAATTGATTTAGATAGGGCAACAGATACCGTAACAGAGGAATCGAGCGTAACCGTTTATGACAAAAGAGGCAACGTACTTAATGTAGATGTCCAGCCTTCCGTAGTAGAAGTAACCGTTCCGATTAAAAGCCCAAGCAAAACGGTTCCACTGAAAATTAATCGGACAGGATCACTGCGAAAAGGATTAAGTATAGTAAAAATAGAAACCATCCCAAATCAAGTAACTATTTTTGGCTCAAAAGAAAAAATCAATTCCATTGAATTTATTGACGGTATTACGATTCATTTAGATGAAATTACAGAAGATAAGACATTGGAAGTGAATGTTCCGTTGCCTGCAGGAGTAAAAAGTGTGGATCCTTCTAAAATAAAAATAGTCATTGATGTACAAAAAGAAGAATCGAAAACATTAAAAGATGTACCGATTCATGTAGTAGGATTAGGAGATCAATATACGGTTGATTTTGTAGATCTGCAAGAAGGGGCGATGGATGTTCAGCTTTATGGGGCACCGAATGTATTAAGCGATATAACAAAAGACGATATTCAATTATATATAGATGTTAGTGATTTAGGCGTTGGTGAACATGAAGTAAAAGCGGAATTAAATGGTCCACAAAATATCAAATGGCAATTACCGAAAGAAAAAGTAAAAATTAAAATTAATGAACGATAA
- the cdaA gene encoding diadenylate cyclase CdaA, which translates to MPFGELPILSYLGKAVDILVVWYVIYKLIMMIRGTKAVQLLKGIILIILVHIVSNFLGLNTLQWLMDRAITWGFLAIIIIFQPELRRALEQIGRGKLFSRSSSNEDEEQVKMVEAIIKATEYMAKRRIGALISIERETGMGDYIETGIILNARVSSELLINIFIPNTPLHDGAVIIQKNHVAAAACYLPLSESPFISKELGTRHRAALGISEVTDSITVVVSEETGAVSVTKNGELHRDLTPEQFRELLTKELVPSTKATSSSRWQWRGKKHG; encoded by the coding sequence ATGCCTTTCGGAGAGCTCCCGATTTTAAGTTATTTAGGCAAGGCCGTCGATATTCTTGTTGTTTGGTATGTTATATATAAATTAATCATGATGATTCGCGGGACGAAGGCAGTCCAGCTTCTAAAAGGAATTATTCTTATTATACTAGTGCATATTGTTAGTAACTTTCTCGGTCTTAACACGCTGCAATGGCTAATGGATCGAGCAATCACATGGGGGTTTCTCGCTATTATTATTATCTTCCAGCCGGAATTGCGGCGTGCGCTTGAGCAAATAGGACGGGGAAAGCTGTTTTCTCGAAGCAGCTCGAATGAGGACGAAGAGCAAGTAAAAATGGTTGAAGCGATTATTAAAGCGACGGAATATATGGCAAAACGGAGAATAGGCGCGTTAATTTCCATTGAACGGGAAACAGGAATGGGAGATTATATTGAAACAGGCATTATTTTGAATGCCCGTGTTTCCTCTGAACTATTAATTAATATTTTTATCCCTAATACTCCGTTGCACGACGGGGCTGTTATTATTCAAAAAAACCATGTCGCAGCAGCGGCCTGTTACCTGCCGCTTTCAGAAAGCCCTTTTATTTCGAAAGAGCTTGGGACTCGGCATCGCGCTGCATTAGGAATTAGTGAAGTGACAGATAGCATAACGGTTGTTGTATCAGAAGAAACCGGTGCGGTATCGGTCACAAAAAACGGGGAGCTACACAGAGATTTAACCCCGGAGCAGTTTCGGGAGTTGCTTACAAAGGAGCTAGTGCCATCCACAAAGGCGACTTCCTCATCCCGTTGGCAATGGAGGGGGAAGAAACATGGATAA
- the glmM gene encoding phosphoglucosamine mutase: protein MGKYFGTDGVRGVANRELTPELAFKIGRCGGYVLTKSEERPKVLIGRDTRISGHMLEGALVAGLLSIGAEVMRLGVISTPGVAYLTKALGAQAGIMISASHNPVQDNGIKFFGPDGFKLSDEQEQEIEALIDSPEDMLPRPIGKALGQVNDYFEGGQKYLQYLKQTIDEDFSGLKIALDCAHGATSSLATHLFADLEADVVTMGASPNGLNINEGVGSTHPEALAAFVKEKGADVGLAFDGDGDRLIAVDEYGNIVDGDQIMYICAKYLKETGRLKHQTVVSTVMSNLGFYKALEAQGIQSVQTAVGDRYVVEEMRKNGYNLGGEQSGHIIFLDYNTTGDGLLTALQLVNIMKVKEKPLSELASEMKKYPQQLVNIKVADKHKVMENEKVKAVIQEVEAEMNGNGRVLVRPSGTEPVVRVMAEAPTEEACRNYVERIASVVREEMGVE from the coding sequence ATGGGTAAATATTTTGGCACTGATGGTGTTCGTGGAGTAGCGAATCGTGAGTTGACGCCAGAACTGGCATTTAAAATAGGCCGCTGCGGCGGTTATGTATTAACAAAAAGCGAAGAACGGCCAAAAGTATTAATTGGTCGTGATACACGTATTTCTGGTCATATGCTTGAAGGAGCGCTTGTCGCTGGGCTGCTTTCTATCGGGGCGGAAGTGATGCGCCTCGGTGTGATTTCTACACCAGGTGTTGCTTATTTGACAAAAGCGTTGGGAGCGCAAGCGGGAATTATGATTTCCGCATCACATAACCCTGTTCAAGATAATGGAATCAAGTTTTTTGGTCCAGACGGCTTTAAACTTTCCGATGAACAAGAACAAGAAATTGAAGCGTTGATTGATAGCCCGGAAGATATGTTGCCAAGACCGATAGGAAAAGCATTAGGACAAGTGAACGATTATTTTGAAGGCGGTCAAAAGTATTTGCAGTATTTAAAACAGACCATTGACGAAGATTTTTCCGGATTGAAAATTGCGCTCGATTGCGCGCATGGAGCCACTTCATCTCTTGCTACCCATTTATTCGCCGATTTGGAGGCGGATGTTGTTACAATGGGTGCATCACCGAACGGTCTTAACATTAACGAAGGAGTTGGCTCGACACATCCAGAAGCATTAGCGGCGTTTGTGAAAGAAAAAGGAGCAGATGTTGGACTTGCCTTTGACGGCGACGGGGATCGCTTGATTGCGGTAGATGAATACGGAAATATTGTGGATGGCGACCAAATTATGTACATTTGCGCGAAATATTTAAAAGAAACTGGCCGTCTTAAACATCAAACCGTCGTTTCCACTGTGATGAGCAATCTCGGATTTTACAAAGCGCTTGAGGCGCAAGGAATTCAAAGTGTACAAACAGCTGTTGGCGACCGTTATGTCGTAGAAGAAATGAGAAAAAATGGTTATAACTTAGGCGGAGAACAGTCAGGGCATATTATTTTCCTCGATTACAATACAACAGGAGATGGATTGCTAACGGCATTGCAGCTTGTGAACATTATGAAAGTCAAAGAAAAACCGCTTTCTGAGCTTGCCAGTGAAATGAAAAAATATCCGCAACAGCTGGTAAACATAAAAGTAGCGGATAAGCATAAAGTAATGGAAAATGAAAAAGTAAAAGCCGTTATTCAAGAAGTGGAAGCAGAAATGAACGGAAACGGTCGGGTTCTTGTTCGTCCGTCTGGAACGGAGCCGGTTGTACGTGTGATGGCAGAAGCGCCGACGGAAGAAGCATGCCGGAATTATGTCGAACGGATCGCCTCTGTCGTTCGCGAAGAAATGGGAGTCGAATAA
- the rsiW gene encoding anti-sigma-W factor RsiW, with the protein MKCPHNIVNLMHDFLDGDIGPHDEKILREHLQQCSACADHFNGLEKTVAFIQHASHLTPPSDFTARVMAQLPKERKMIRVRRWLQTHPFITAASLFMMLTIGSLFTTWNTQKQFSVSTHENVIIRGHTVIVPKGEVVQGDIVVRNGSIKIEGKVEGNVTVIHGEKYLASAGQVTGEIEEINQVFEWIWYNIKERIKDAVEAFE; encoded by the coding sequence ATGAAATGTCCGCATAACATTGTAAACCTTATGCATGATTTTTTAGATGGTGATATTGGGCCGCATGATGAAAAAATATTAAGGGAGCATTTGCAGCAATGTTCAGCATGCGCTGATCATTTTAATGGACTAGAGAAAACAGTCGCGTTCATTCAGCATGCGTCCCATCTCACCCCTCCTTCGGATTTTACGGCCCGTGTGATGGCACAGCTACCGAAAGAAAGAAAGATGATTCGTGTTAGAAGGTGGCTGCAAACCCATCCGTTTATTACCGCTGCATCGTTATTTATGATGTTGACGATAGGCAGTCTATTTACCACATGGAACACACAGAAACAATTTTCTGTTTCCACACATGAAAATGTCATTATTCGCGGTCATACTGTCATTGTTCCGAAAGGAGAAGTCGTTCAAGGAGATATTGTCGTTCGCAACGGTTCTATAAAGATAGAAGGGAAAGTCGAGGGCAATGTCACCGTGATTCATGGAGAAAAATATTTAGCTTCTGCAGGACAAGTAACAGGAGAAATTGAAGAAATTAACCAAGTATTTGAGTGGATTTGGTATAATATTAAGGAACGAATCAAGGATGCGGTGGAAGCGTTCGAATAG